The Actinomycetota bacterium region CGGCGGCGGCAATCATGGCGGCGTTGTCGGTGCACAGAGCGCGATCGGGGATCGCCACGCGCAGGCCACGCTCCGATGCCGCCTGCTCCACCAGTTCGCGAAGCCGCCCGTTGGCGGCCACTCCGCCGCCGATCGATACCGCCGGCACGCCGTGGATATCGGCCGCCAGCATGAGGCGGTCCACCAGCGGGCGCACGATGGCCTCCTGGTAGGACGCCGCGAGGTCGGCGCGCCGGGCCTGCACGCCGTCGTCGCCCAGCTCACGCGTGGCGTAGAGCAGGGCCGTCTTCACCCCAGCGTACGAGAAGTCGAGTTGCTGGGGCCCACGCGACCTGAGGCCCACGGGGAAGTCGAAGGCCGTGGCGTCGCCCTCGCGGGCCAGGGCCTCCAGGCCCGGGCCGCCCGGATAGGGAATGCCCAGCAGGCGCGCGCCCTTGTCGATGGCCTCGCCCGCGGCGTCGTCGAGGGTCTGGCCGAGCAGATGCGGGGCTGCGTAGTCGCTCACCAGGTCGAGCCGCGTGTGCCCCCCGGACGCCGTGAGGGCCACCAATGGCGGGTCGAGGGCGAGGGGCTCGAGCCAGCACGCGGCCACGTGCCCGTGCAGGTGATCGGCCATCACCAGCGGCTTGCCGGTGGCGTAGGCCAGCGCCTTGGCCGTGGCCACGCCCACCAGCAGCGCGCCGATGAGGCCGGGGCGCCGGGTGACGGCGATGCGGTCGATGTCGTCGAGGCCCAGCCCGGCGTCGTCGAGGGCCCGGTCCACCACGGCGTTGACCGTGGTGAGGTGGTGGCGGGCCGCGACCTCGGGCACCACGCCGCCGTACACCGAGTGCAGCTCTGCCTGAGATGCCACCACGTTCGAGAGGATTCGGCGGCCATCGACCACGGCGGCGGCGGTCTCGTCGCAGGAGGTCTCGATGGCGAGCACCACGTCGCCCATCAGCTGCCGTCCTCCTGCGGCTTCCGCCACATGATCAGCGCGTCCTCCTGGTTGTCGGAGTAGTAGCGCGGCCTGACGCCGCAGTCCACGAATCCCCGCGCCCGATACAAGCGTATGGCGGCATCGTTCGAGACCCGCACCTCGAGGGTGTAACGATCGTACGGCCGACCGTCGAGGGCGGAGATCACGCCGTCCACCAGCATTCCCCCGATGCCGCGGCGACGGTGCCCGGTATCGACGGTGACGTTGAGGATGTGCCAGGAATCACCCTGCCCCGCGCAGGCGATGAAGCCCACCACCTCGTCGCCGTCCACCGCCACCAGCATGGCGCCCTCGGGGCGAAGGAGTTCCTTCGCGAACAGCTGGCGCGACCACGGCACGGGGTTGTTGCGCGTCTCGATGGACAGGATCGCGGTGATGTCGTCGGGGCGTGCCGGACGCACCACGGGCGGGCGGGCCTTCGGCATGCGCGGGGCGTTGGCCTGGCGCGCGCTCATGCCGGGGCCTCCTCGCGCAGTCGGCGCAGACGGTTTTCCTCGGCGTCCGGCAGGCGCAGGTACTCAGGGGCGACGGGCCTGCCCGCGCGCGCCCTCACCCGTTGCACCAGGCGCACCGGGGAGATGCGGTCGGCCAGGGCGTGCGCGCGGCGGGCCTCGGGGGGAAGCGGCACCAGGTCGGCGCCGTCGCCCGCCACCGCGCAGGCGCCGATCGGGGCGAGCGCCATTGCCAGCGCGTCGGGGTCCCACGCCGCGGGGGCCACGACCTCCTGAAAATCCCCGGTCGGGCTCACGCGATACGCCGCGGCGAACACCTGGCCGCGACGGGCATCGATGACCGGGATCACGAGGGTGTCCTCTCCACGGGCAGGCGCGCCAGGCACATCGCCGGCCGCCTCACCGCTGCCGTCGCCGAGGGCGATGCCCAGAGCCAGGGCCTCGAGCGTGGATGCCCCGTGCACCGGGATCGCCAGTGCCTGCCCCAGGCCGAGCGCCGTGGCGATGCCGATGCGGATGCCCGTGAATCCGCCGGGTCCGAGGCCGACGACGATGTCATCGAGATCGCGGGGCGTGACGCCCGCCTCGCCGAACAGCTCGTGCGCGGCCTCCAGCATGCGGCGGCCGCCACCCGGGATGCGCGGGAGCCAGGTCTCGGCCACGACGTCGTCGCCATCGACGATCGCCAGGGCCGGGTCAGGCGTTGCGGTGTCGAGCGCGAAGGTCGTCACAAAGGGCCTCGAGCGATGCATCGGTACCGGGATCAGCGCCATCCAACCGTAACACCCGCCTGTCGCCACCCCCGTGGGCGATGTCGACGCGCACGCGAGGCTCGGGAAGCCCGTGCAGGACGGAGTCGGGCCACTCAACGAACGCCACGACCTCGGGGCCCACGCACTCGAGTGCGAGGCCGAGTTCCTCATCGTCGGGGTCGCCCAGGCGCCAGGCGTCAAGGTGCGCCACGGGCAGGCGCCCCGCGTAGGAATTGGCGATGGCGAAGGTGGGACTGGTGACGGGGCCCTCCACGCCGAGAGCCCGCGCGGCGGCGCGCACCAGGGTGGTCTTGCCCGCGCCGAGGTCGCCGCGCAGCACCACGACGTCGCCCGGGGCGAGCAGCGCTGCGATGCCCGCGCCGATGTGCTCGGTGTCATCCGGGCCCTCGCTCACGAACTCCGCGGTCATCAGAACAGGCCGAGCTGCTCGGTGGATGGCTCCGGGATGGCCCCGGCGTCGGCCCCAGCCCCTGCTGTTGCCCCGCGCGGGGCGGGCGCGCTCGCCGGGTCGGTCCTCCCAGACGCCTCTGCCGCGACAGCCCCGGGGTCGGCGCCGGCCACCATTGCCGGCAGCCGCGCGAAATCCTCCTGCAGGCTCCCGAGCATGGCCCGGGTGTAGAGGGCGGCGGCCGGGTGGTACACCGGATAGAGCGTGACCGGCACCCCCGCGAACTCGGTGGGCAGCGGCTGGCCGCGCACCTTGCTGATGCCCTCGGGCCGACCGGACAGCAGCTTGGTGGCGAAGTTGCCGAGCGTGCACACCACGCGCGGTCGGATGAGCGCCACCTGCTCCTCGAGATAGCCGCGGCAGGAGTCGATCTCGTCGGGACGCGGATCGCGGTTGCCGGGCGGCCGGCACTTGAGCACGTTGGCGATGAACACCTGGTCGCGGGTCATGCCGATGCCGGCCAGGAGCTCGTCGAGCAGCTTCCCTGCCTGGCCCACGAACGGCAGGCCCGTGCGATCCTCGTTGGCCCCCGGGGCCTCCCCCACGAACAGCAGGTCGGCGTCCGGATCGCCCGCTCCCACCACCACGTTGGTGCGGCCCTCGGACAGGGGACAGCGCGCGCACCCGCGAAGGTGCTCGGCCAGCCTTTCCAGCGCCAGGGCACGGACCGCGGCATCGCTCATCGACTCCCCACGCTATAAGCGACCCCGGACGCCCGGATCGCCCGCCGCACGGCCTTGTTACACGGGTACCGGGCGGGCTAGATTGCCCCATCTGAATTCGGCGCCAAGCCCGGTACCCCGCCTCGGGGACTGGAGCGAGTCCGGTTCAGCGGTGCCCGCCACCCGGTGTGGGCACGTTGTGCTGCGCCAGTCGTACATGACCCACACACAGTCGCAATCCTACGATTCCCGGACGCGCCCCGACGTGGTCCGCACGGTGCCCGAACTGCGCGCCGCCGTCGACGCCCTGCGCGCCGGGCGCGGGTCGGTGACGCTGGTGCCCACCATGGGCGCATTCCACGAGGGCCATCTGTCGCTCATGCGGCGCGCCGCGGAGGGCGGCAGCGGCGTGGTGGTGTCGCTCTTCGTGAACCCCACGCAGTTCGCCCCCACCGAGGACCTCGCGGCGTACCCGCGCGATGAGGACCGCGACCTGGCGCTGGCCGGCGGCGCGGGGGCCGACCTGGTGTGGGCACCGGCGGTGGAGGACGTCTACCCCGGCGGCGACGCCATGGAGATCACCATCGGCGGGCCGGCCAAGGTGCTGGAGGGCGCAAGCCGCCCCCACCACTTCGCCGGAGTGGCCAC contains the following coding sequences:
- a CDS encoding uracil-DNA glycosylase → MSDAAVRALALERLAEHLRGCARCPLSEGRTNVVVGAGDPDADLLFVGEAPGANEDRTGLPFVGQAGKLLDELLAGIGMTRDQVFIANVLKCRPPGNRDPRPDEIDSCRGYLEEQVALIRPRVVCTLGNFATKLLSGRPEGISKVRGQPLPTEFAGVPVTLYPVYHPAAALYTRAMLGSLQEDFARLPAMVAGADPGAVAAEASGRTDPASAPAPRGATAGAGADAGAIPEPSTEQLGLF
- the tsaE gene encoding tRNA (adenosine(37)-N6)-threonylcarbamoyltransferase complex ATPase subunit type 1 TsaE; its protein translation is MTAEFVSEGPDDTEHIGAGIAALLAPGDVVVLRGDLGAGKTTLVRAAARALGVEGPVTSPTFAIANSYAGRLPVAHLDAWRLGDPDDEELGLALECVGPEVVAFVEWPDSVLHGLPEPRVRVDIAHGGGDRRVLRLDGADPGTDASLEALCDDLRARHRNA
- the rimI gene encoding ribosomal-protein-alanine N-acetyltransferase; protein product: MSARQANAPRMPKARPPVVRPARPDDITAILSIETRNNPVPWSRQLFAKELLRPEGAMLVAVDGDEVVGFIACAGQGDSWHILNVTVDTGHRRRGIGGMLVDGVISALDGRPYDRYTLEVRVSNDAAIRLYRARGFVDCGVRPRYYSDNQEDALIMWRKPQEDGS
- the tsaD gene encoding tRNA (adenosine(37)-N6)-threonylcarbamoyltransferase complex transferase subunit TsaD — its product is MVLAIETSCDETAAAVVDGRRILSNVVASQAELHSVYGGVVPEVAARHHLTTVNAVVDRALDDAGLGLDDIDRIAVTRRPGLIGALLVGVATAKALAYATGKPLVMADHLHGHVAACWLEPLALDPPLVALTASGGHTRLDLVSDYAAPHLLGQTLDDAAGEAIDKGARLLGIPYPGGPGLEALAREGDATAFDFPVGLRSRGPQQLDFSYAGVKTALLYATRELGDDGVQARRADLAASYQEAIVRPLVDRLMLAADIHGVPAVSIGGGVAANGRLRELVEQAASERGLRVAIPDRALCTDNAAMIAAAAAFTPAIAWPDYVGEDAVATAPPGGIAA
- the tsaB gene encoding tRNA (adenosine(37)-N6)-threonylcarbamoyltransferase complex dimerization subunit type 1 TsaB, which encodes MHRSRPFVTTFALDTATPDPALAIVDGDDVVAETWLPRIPGGGRRMLEAAHELFGEAGVTPRDLDDIVVGLGPGGFTGIRIGIATALGLGQALAIPVHGASTLEALALGIALGDGSGEAAGDVPGAPARGEDTLVIPVIDARRGQVFAAAYRVSPTGDFQEVVAPAAWDPDALAMALAPIGACAVAGDGADLVPLPPEARRAHALADRISPVRLVQRVRARAGRPVAPEYLRLPDAEENRLRRLREEAPA